The nucleotide sequence TCTCGAACATAACCGCCTACAACGTAGATATTTCCTTTATCTACGTATTTTTTTACGGAATTTAGTATCTCATCGTTTTCAATTATATTTTTAGCTTTTTCCATTTTCCAATCCGAATAAAACATTTGCAACTGCAACAGTACAGGCTGTATCCGCCCTATAAATAAGATTTCCGAGGCTTACTTGCGGAATTTCAAGCTCCTTAAACAAGTCAAATTCCCTCTGCGAAAAGCCACCTTCCGGTCCTATTATAATAACAATTTTGCTTTCTTTATTGATTTCTGTCAAATTAAAAAATTCTTTTAACGAATAATCAGCATCTCTTTCAACAAAAGCTATATATTTATATTCTTTATCAAAAAAGTCTTTGTTTAGTTTTTCATAAGGCAAAACCACTGGAATATCAGCCCTTTCGCACTGTTTAACAGACTCCAATGCAATTTTTTGCCATTTTTCTGCTTTAGCTTTTATAATACTTTCCCTCACAACACAATTATCCGTCACCAAAGGAAGAATGTTTTTGACCCCAAGTTCTGTAGCTTTTTGTATAGCCAAAAACTGAGCATCAGGCTTCAAAACAGCTTGAGCCAATGTAATATCTACGTCAAGTTTACGAAATGACGGATAAGAATCTACAACTTTAGTATAGATTTCAGAAGATGAAATCTTATCCACCAAAGTCTTATACTGAACCTCGTTCTCATCAATAAACATAAGGGTTTCTCCCTCTTTAACCCTCATCGCTTTAGCAATATGATTATAGAGCTCTTTGCCTGAAACCCTGATATAGCAACCCTCTACAGCTGTTGAATTTATAATAAAATGCGGCATATTTTCTCGATTTCTACTCCAAATGGAGGATATTTCTCAAGTAAGTATAATACACCTAAACCCTATATATAGCAAGCTTTTTCAGGATTTACAATAAAAAAACTACAAAATACCCAACTAAAGTATGAGAAAAGAGAGTCGATAACCAGAGTGTGATAAGAGAAGGAGAGATAGAAAATGCCAATCACAGTAAATACAAATGTTTCGGCATTAATTGCCCAAAACAACTTAATTGGAGCTAACACAAGTTTGAACAAAGTGTTGCAACAATTATCAACAGGTTTAAGAATTAACAGTGCAGCAGATGACGCAGCAGGCTTAGCAATTTCCGTAGGTATGGAAAACCAAATTAAAGGTAACGAAAGAGCCGCTACAAACATTCAAGACGGTTTGAGCCTTATGCAAACAGCTGAAGGCGGAATGAACATCGTCAACGAGCATTTATCCAGAGTTAGAGAACTTTGTGTTCAAGCAGCCAACGAAATCTACAATACACAAAACAAAATCTCTATTTTGAATGAAATGAAACAAAGAATAAGTGATATTGATATCCAAGCCCAATCAATTAACTTCAACAACATACCGCTTTTAGACGGTACCAAAGAACACTTGTTCCTTCAATTCGGTGCAGGCACTGATCCGGCTTTG is from Candidatus Gastranaerophilales bacterium and encodes:
- a CDS encoding RsmE family RNA methyltransferase; the encoded protein is MPHFIINSTAVEGCYIRVSGKELYNHIAKAMRVKEGETLMFIDENEVQYKTLVDKISSSEIYTKVVDSYPSFRKLDVDITLAQAVLKPDAQFLAIQKATELGVKNILPLVTDNCVVRESIIKAKAEKWQKIALESVKQCERADIPVVLPYEKLNKDFFDKEYKYIAFVERDADYSLKEFFNLTEINKESKIVIIIGPEGGFSQREFDLFKELEIPQVSLGNLIYRADTACTVAVANVLFGLENGKS
- a CDS encoding flagellin; the protein is MPITVNTNVSALIAQNNLIGANTSLNKVLQQLSTGLRINSAADDAAGLAISVGMENQIKGNERAATNIQDGLSLMQTAEGGMNIVNEHLSRVRELCVQAANEIYNTQNKISILNEMKQRISDIDIQAQSINFNNIPLLDGTKEHLFLQFGAGTDPALNSIDIGPTLTNMRIDDTGLNVELKVTTGPATGDYVNIADWDPTEIMGYMDQIDVAVNKITTDRSMLGAYSNRLEANKSNLTSLNENTEESKSRIMDVDLVKASTEMIKYQILQQSTTSVLGQANQVPQLALQLLK